AGAACGTGGTGGACTGGGTTCGGCTGCTGCCAGCCGACACCGTCTATCGCGCGGTCAATCTCAACACGGTTGACAGCTCTGGCCTCACGGCGGACGCAGTCGTGGCGGTGGACTCTTCGCTGGATCTCCTGCTTTCGGGGACGCTGCTGCGTAAAACCTGTGACGCGCCGATCTACGCGAGCCGCTATGCGCTGGACTATCCAGAACAGCACCTCCGGTTGGATGTGCGCTGGAAGCCGACGCAGGTGTGGGATGTCCGGATCTGGCAGGGCATCGGGCGAATGGCTGAAAACCCGTTGCGCCGGGATGGGCGCACGCGCGTGGACGCAGGCGGCGAGATTCGCTGGCGGGTGCCTCAGCTCACCGACCTGTCGCTGGCGCTGGGCATCGCAAACCTGTGGAATAGCCGATTCGAAACATACGCCGGACAGCCCCAGGCGGGCCGACGGGTTTACACCGTCGTCGACTATCGCTGGTGAGAAAATCAGAACGCGCATTTTCTTGTGCAATTGACGGCGTGGCGATAGTTGTGTATAGTTCGATTCGCGTGCACGTTCAAGCCGCAGTTCAACCTCCAAGAGGCCACGATGGAAGATACGATCATTCAGGAATATGCAGAGAAGGTGCGGGCGACCGGAACGATTGACCCGCAGTTGTACGTCGATTACAACGTCAAGCGCGGCTTGCGTAATGCCGATGGCACAGGCGTGCTGGTTGGCCTGACCCGCGTCGGGGCTGTCCACGGCTATATCATTTCTGAAAACGAGAAGGTGCCGGTTGCCGGCCAGTTGATCTATCGCGGAGTCAATGTCGAGCAACTCGTGGCCAGTTGCGAGGCGGAGGGGCGCCCCGGCTTCGAAGAGAGCGCCTACCTGCTGCTGTTTGGCGAACTGCCGACGGCGTCCGAGCTGGCGCAATGGGGCCGGGTTCTGGACGCCGCGCGGCGGCTGCCCGACGGATTCAAGGAGGCCGCGATCATCCGAGCCCCCGGCAACGACATCATGAACAGTCTGGCGCGGGCCGTTCTGACCGCGCACATCTACGACGAGCGCCCCGACGACCTCTCGCTCGCCAACGTGCTCCGGCAATGCATCAACCTGATCGCCCGCTACCCGGTGATGGCGGCCTATGCGTATCAGGCGAAAGCCCACTACCACCTGGGCAAGAGCCTGTTCCTGCGCCATCCCGAGGACGGCAAGTCCACGGCTGAAAGCTTCCTGATGATGATCCGTGAAGACGCCCATTACACCCGGTTGGAGGCCGATCTGCTGGATCTGAGCCTCATTCTGCACGCCGACCACGGCGGCGGCAACAACTCGGCATTCACGACGCATGTCGTCGCCTCGGCGTACACCGATACCTATGGCGTGCTGGCTGCGGCGACGCTCTCGCTCAAGGGCCCCCGCCACGGCGGCGCTAATCGGCGGGTGATGGATCAAATGGCCGAGATCAAGTCGAACGTGAAGAAATGGGATGACGCGGGCGAGGTTGCGGACTACCTGCACAAGATTCTCGACAAGCAGGCAGGCGACGGCACCGGGCTGTTGTACGGCCTCGGTCACGCGGTCTACACCATTTCCGATCCGCGCACCGATCTGCTTCGCGAGAAGGCCCGGTTGCTGGCCAAACAGAAGGGGCGCGAGGACGAGTTTGCGCTGTACGAGCTGATCGACCGGATCGGCCCCGACGTGTTCAACAGCGGGCGGGCGAAGAAAAAGGTGCTGTGCACGAATGTTGATTTCTATTCGGGCTTTGTCTACGACATGATGGGCATCCCGAGCGATTTGTTCACGCCCATCTTCGCGATTTCCCGCGTCGTCGGCTGGTGTGCGCACCGGCTCGAGGAGCTGGTCAACGGCGGGCCTATCGTCCGACCCGCCTTCAAGTCCGTCAGCCAGAATCGCGAGTATGTGCCGATAAGCGCCCGCTAGACGCTGACAGGGAGATGGATTGATGATCGCAGTCTCAAACTACCGGGCGGCGGTGGCCGTGGCGCTGCTGCTGTCTGCGGGATGCGCCCGATCGGTGGGCGACGCCGATGCGCGCGACCGCGCCACACCGGCGTTTGACCGGGCGATCCGGACTGAGCATTCTGGAAAACTGGACGAGGCGATCACTCAGTATGAGCAGGTGTTGCTGGATCACCCACGGATGGTTTCCGCACACCTCCACCTCGCGCTGCTGCTTCACGATCACCGGCAGGATTATTATGGGGCGGTTTATCATTACCGGCAGTACCTCAAACTGCGTCAAGGGGGGGAGAAAGACGAGTTGGTTCAGGGGCGCATCCGCCTAGCCGAGCAGCTTCTGGCCGCGCAGTTGTTGCGCCGGGTTGGGGACTTGGCGGGAATCGCCCAGTCGCGTCTGACCGAGCAGGTTGACACCCTGAGCCGGCGTGTCACCGCGCTGGAGGGGGAGAAGACGGGGTTGATCGATGAAAAGGAGAAGCTGACCCAGTCCCTGCAGACATCCGAACGGGAGGCTCAGCGGCTGCGCCACCTGCTGAAAAGCATGCAGATCCCGGATCAGCCGACCGCCGCGACTGAAACGCGGCCCGGCGCACAGATCACGGCCACGCGGGATGAGCAGGCGGTTCGTGAACCCGCCGCCTCGGCCGCGCCGTCTGTCTCCCGCAGCGCGATCACGGCCGCGCGCGAGGAGGCCGCGCGGTTAATGAGCGGGACGCCGCCGCCCAAAAACCCGGTCGCGCCCGTCCGCACGACTGAGCCGGTGCCACCCCAACCAGCCGCTGTGCCCCCCCCTGTGCCCCCCAAACCGGTCGCCGTGGCCGTTCCTGAAGTCCCGAAACCGGTCGCCGAGCCTGCGGTGAAGCGCAAACCGGAATTTCGGACGTACGTCGTTCAACCGGGCGACACGCTTTTTAGAATTGCCGAGCGCCACTACGGCGACGGCTCCAAATGGACGACGGTTCGGGATTCCAACAAGAGCCGAATCAGTTCTGACGGCCGCGTGCGAGTTGGTCAGATCCTTCTGATACCCTAAGGTGCAACGATGTCACGACGCAGGGCCAGCCTTTTCCGATACGGCCGGGACGCGGGCGAAGTGCTGTTGGGCGGCGGCGTGCAGCGGGTGTGGCGTCTCGACACACGCGAGGATTCCAACGACCGCGGCATGTTCGTCTTTTCGTCGACGGATCGGCATCTCCGTCGCCGCGCGCATAAACTGGGCCACTACATCTTTGCCGGCGGGCTGCGGCAGCATGGCTGGTCGGTGGCTGACGATCTGGAGGGCCAGCGCCGACGCCTGGCCATCCGGATCATGCTGGCGCTGGCCGGTGCCTGGCTGCTCTTGCGCGGGCTTCCACTCGACTGACCGGGGGAGCGTTGGGGGACACTGGGTATCTCCAGGGTGCGACTATCAATCGATCCGGCCGAGTAGAACTACGGCATCCTGCCGCTGCCGAACCTCGCAACCCAGGTCGTGGCTGCCAACACGCTGCGTGACCTTCACGAGTGGGCCTATGCGCGGGTGATCGAAGATCTGAAAGTATGAAGAAGAGCCGGGCTTTGACTCGCTTCGCTCGGTAAAGACCTGGCGACAAATCAATGCACGACGCATCGGCAAGCGAAGCGAGTCGATGCTTACGGACAGGACGAGTGGATGAAAAGCCCGAGGCTACCTGAGCAACACCACCAAGCCATGCAGCGGGCCATGGAACTGAGTCGCGGCGGCGATCCGGCGGCGCTTTCCGA
This region of Lentisphaerota bacterium genomic DNA includes:
- a CDS encoding citrate synthase produces the protein MEDTIIQEYAEKVRATGTIDPQLYVDYNVKRGLRNADGTGVLVGLTRVGAVHGYIISENEKVPVAGQLIYRGVNVEQLVASCEAEGRPGFEESAYLLLFGELPTASELAQWGRVLDAARRLPDGFKEAAIIRAPGNDIMNSLARAVLTAHIYDERPDDLSLANVLRQCINLIARYPVMAAYAYQAKAHYHLGKSLFLRHPEDGKSTAESFLMMIREDAHYTRLEADLLDLSLILHADHGGGNNSAFTTHVVASAYTDTYGVLAAATLSLKGPRHGGANRRVMDQMAEIKSNVKKWDDAGEVADYLHKILDKQAGDGTGLLYGLGHAVYTISDPRTDLLREKARLLAKQKGREDEFALYELIDRIGPDVFNSGRAKKKVLCTNVDFYSGFVYDMMGIPSDLFTPIFAISRVVGWCAHRLEELVNGGPIVRPAFKSVSQNREYVPISAR
- a CDS encoding LysM peptidoglycan-binding domain-containing protein; the encoded protein is MIAVSNYRAAVAVALLLSAGCARSVGDADARDRATPAFDRAIRTEHSGKLDEAITQYEQVLLDHPRMVSAHLHLALLLHDHRQDYYGAVYHYRQYLKLRQGGEKDELVQGRIRLAEQLLAAQLLRRVGDLAGIAQSRLTEQVDTLSRRVTALEGEKTGLIDEKEKLTQSLQTSEREAQRLRHLLKSMQIPDQPTAATETRPGAQITATRDEQAVREPAASAAPSVSRSAITAAREEAARLMSGTPPPKNPVAPVRTTEPVPPQPAAVPPPVPPKPVAVAVPEVPKPVAEPAVKRKPEFRTYVVQPGDTLFRIAERHYGDGSKWTTVRDSNKSRISSDGRVRVGQILLIP